A genomic window from Gossypium hirsutum isolate 1008001.06 chromosome D12, Gossypium_hirsutum_v2.1, whole genome shotgun sequence includes:
- the LOC107945731 gene encoding uncharacterized protein isoform X2, translating into MANSGGGNKFVSVNLNKYYAQQSSKQHYHSHLSGSYESNRVRAGAGSGGMVVLSRPRSSQKSGSKLSVPPPLNLPSLRKEHERFDSLGPGGVPACGGASVSGPRPGSSGMGWAKPGSVAWQEKEGLVGGDDHVNDGVDRLNADDGMTKVSSGVYMPPSVRSGSTSSTSASAIGFLPLHKATVLKREEFPSLQAALPVVSGAEKKQTDGLNQKQKQLAMAGQELSDKHGDGSRSNSVTDMLPQLRSGRIAVDSELSEKGGEARRTSGSRLLEQGRKQDEYFPGPLPLVRLNPRSDWADDERDTGHVSDHRRDQGYSKTEAYWDRDFEMPRAGVLPDKPAHGLFDRRGLRDNDTGRTLSSEVAKLDPYSIDARLPSREVREGNAWRASSPLPKDGIGTQEIARDRNSVGTRPSSMNREKENKYTLSFRDNAQGDNGRRDLSYGNGGRQAWNNSADSFSSRGSERSTRERYGNEQYNRHKGNAFQNSSLSKPSFPLGGKAVSLNDPILNFSRDKRPLSKNEKSYLEDPLVKDFGATRFIGWDPFSANLVGVVKKKKDTVKQTDFHDPVRESFEAELERVQKMQEQERQRIIEEQERALELARREEEERQRLAREQEEQQRRLEEEAREAAWRAEQERLDALRRAEEQRIAREEEKRRIVMEEERRKQAAKQKLLELEERIAKRQAEAVKGVSADEKIPGMAKETDASKATGVSDWEDGERMVERITTSASSDSSGLNRSFETASRPSLSYAAASFSDRDKPFNSWKRDVFEYGNNSAFTGQEIENGHHSPRQDVSTVSRPFPRKEFQGASPYMSSRPHFRAGVPEPGLDNFGQPKGQRWNGSGADHYGRNAEIGSEYHENLAANYGDVTWGQHSRGNIYPPYHERFYHNPEDDGLYSFGRSQYSVRQPRVLPPPSMPSMQKSSYRGENEHPGPSTFLENEVQYNQATRCGSSMEIIYDGGQQDDLGQQGIIDTQPDNSDNEVQKLDGNAARCDSQSSLSVSSPPVSPIHLSHDDLDESGGSAMFSAEENKEVDLSRPEIKPLVLQSEAGKENVRTASSSISAGDDEEWTVDNNELLQEQEEYDEDGDGYLEEDEVHEGDDGNIDLTRELDELHLEDNESPDMMDNLVLGFNDGVEVGMPNDEFESSQKDSAYVIPQISIGSLEEKISLDDMHSDRKILQSMDAPCPEGLDSSSRILQETEKGVQDLTTQPNTSPQASTASQLIDHVDATSCTGVSTEHNLPYSVNMASHSSSGQISMPTSTSVTNHTEVPVKLQFGLFSGPSLIPSPVPAIQIGSIQMPLHLHPQVGPPSVTQMHPSQPLFQFGQLRYTSPISQGLLPLAPQSVSSVLQNVPAHFSLNPNPNPNPGAPLPVQPSQDTSGFDMMKCEVSSPLDDNQSGLLRSLHLLHDNMLNDESSTQAGESRKSVLTQHGTVEISNIGATRFKSGFSSEYRGHQNSVHRNFKALSSKQSEGELQTVLTSSHSVSKEEDLSGPRGQTYNNRGKKYVFTAKGSNSRSGFLASGSSRKDSTGYQRRPRCTRTEFRIRENSGKRQPSGIISSNHTNQVGLDENSGANGRGTGFSVTNRMRKIVVSKSKQTVESECPSSALGSSQEMETGNRNEKRLGKGSLMRSQNITYSGKGNLKRNIKEDVDAPLISGIVRVYEQPGIEAASDEDDFIEVRSKRQVLNDRREQREKEIKAKSRIAKPPRKPCSIPQSSNRNSASANGVMNNVRTDFVTSEGHNLANTELSAGFGVNTVSQPLAPIGTHASKIDVQADIRAQAVKSLQPSSVQTTSGGGPSLVSGLMFESKNKVFDNVQASFGSWGNSCINQKVMTLTQTQLDDAMKPVQFDTCAPVGDRNSSVTDPSMPPPSSILLKDESFSNATSPINSLLAGEKIQFGAVTSPTVILPSSRAVSHGIGLPGSSRSEIQIPCNLSAAEKDCALFFEKEEHASESCVHMEDCEAEAAASAVAVAAISSDEIVGNGMSTCIVSASDNKGFGGVDIDVINTGDGGQQLASQSKAEESLSVSLPADLSVENPPISLWPPLASPQSSSSQMISHFPGGPPSHFPFYDIPMMGGPVFALGPHEESSSTQSQSQKNSTPASGPLGTWQQCHSRVDSFYGPPTGFTGHFITPPGGIPGVQGPPHMVVYNHFAPVGQFGLSFMGTTYIPSGKQPDWKHNPPSSAIGEGDVNNLNMTASQGNSSNIPAQIQHLPPGPVSPLLPVASPLAMFDVSPFQSTPDMSVQARWSHVPASPMQSVAPSMPLQQQAEGVLHSQFSHGPPVDQSLSSNRFSDSRTSASSDSSRKFPVATDATITQLPDELGLVEPSSSTIPAASAQHDTKSPSLTKVADAGKNDGIRSSRQSTNTALKAVQSSSQQKNIASPQHYGNSSWYNHQRGNAVSQKNGAGEWTQRRTGFQGRNQSMGGDKNFPTSKMKQIYVAKQTNNGSSSS; encoded by the exons ATGGCAAATTCCGGTGGCGGGAATAAGTTCGTTTCAGTGAATCTGAACAAGTATTATGCCCAACAATCATCTAAACAGCACTACCATTCACATCTTTCGGGTTCCTATGAGTCAAATCGGGTACGTGCCGGTGCTGGCAGTGGAGGAATGGTGGTTCTTTCACGTCCTCGTAGCTCCCAAAAGAGTGGGTCCAAGTTATCTGTTCCACCCCCCTTGAATTTACCATCATTGCGAAAGGAACATGAGCGATTTGATTCTTTGGGACCCGGTGGTGTGCCCGCCTGTGGAGGCGCTTCCGTGAGTGGGCCAAGGCCTGGTTCGTCCGGAATGGGATGGGCTAAACCCGGTTCAGTTGCTTGGCAGGAGAAAGAAGGGTTGGTTGGTGGTGATGATCATGTGAATGACGGGGTTGATCGTTTGAATGCTGATGATGGGATGACTAAGGTAAGTAGTGGTGTTTATATGCCGCCTTCTGTTAGGTCAGGGTCAACTTCCTCCACGTCTGCTTCAGCGATAGGTTTTCTGCCTTTGCATAAAGCTACAGTTTTGAAGAGAGAGGAATTTCCTTCATTGCAAGCAGCATTACCTGTTGTATCAGGGGCTGAAAAGAAACAGACAGATGGTTTGAATCAGAAGCAGAAGCAATTGGCGATGGCAGGTCAGGAGTTGTCTGATAAGCATGGGGACGGATCGCGTTCAAATTCAGTTACTGATATGCTTCCTCAATTGCGGTCAGGGCGAATTGCCGTTGACAGTGAATTGAGTGAGAAAGGTGGAGAAGCTCGTCGTACAAGTGGTTCTCGTTTATTAGAACAAGGCAGGAAGCAGGATGAGTACTTCCCGGGGCCACTTCCTTTGGTTCGTTTGAATCCAAGATCTGATTGGGCTGATGATGAGCGTGATACGGGTCATGTTTCGGACCACAGGAGGGATCAGGGCTATTCGAAAACTGAAGCGTACTGGGATAGAGATTTCGAAATGCCAAGGGCTGGTGTACTTCCAGATAAACCAGCTCACGGTCTTTTTGACAGGAGGGGACTGCGTGACAATGATACTGGAAGAACACTTTCCAGTGAAGTCGCTAAATTGGACCCTTACAGCATCGATGCAAGACTACCAAGTAGAGAAGTGCGGGAAGGAAATGCATGGAGAGCATCTTCTCCTCTTCCTAAAGATGGAATTGGAACTCAAGAGATTGCTAGAGACAGAAATAGTGTTGGCACAAGGCCTTCAAGTATGAACAGAGAAAAGGAAAATAAGTACACTTTGTCTTTCCGGGACAATGCTCAGGGTGATAATGGAAGGAGGGATTTGAGTTATGGAAATGGAGGAAGACAAGCTTGGAACAACTCCGCAGATTCTTTTAGTAGTAGAGGGTCAGAGAGGAGTACAAGGGAGCGTTATGGCAATGAACAGTACAATAGACACAAAGGCAATGCTTTCCAGAACAGTTCTTTATCAAAACCATCTTTTCCTTTGGGTGGGAAAGCAGTTTCTCTTAATGATCCTATACTAAATTTCAGTAGAGACAAACGGCCTTTGTCCAAGAACGAAAAATCTTATCTAGAAGACCCTTTGGTGAAGGATTTTGGGGCCACGAGATTTATTGGATGGGATCCTTTTTCTGCAAACCTTGTTGGGGTTGTTAAGAAGAAGAAAGATACCGTTAAGCAAACTGATTTTCATGACCCTGTCAGGGAATCATTTGAGGCTGAACTTGAGAGAGTGCAGAAAATGCAGGAACAGGAGAGGCAGCGAATTATTGAGGAACAGGAGAGAGCACTGGAGCTAGCTCGTAGAGAAGAAGAGGAGAGACAGCGGTTGGCAAGGGAACAAGAAGAGCAGCAGAGAAGGTTAGAAGAAGAGGCCAGGGAAGCTGCATGGAGAGCTGAACAAGAGAGGTTAGATGCTTTGCGAAGGGCAGAAGAACAGAGAATAGCCAGAGAAGAGGAAAAACGCAGGATAGTTATGGAGGAGGAAAGAAGAAAACAGGCTGCTAAGCAAAAACTCTTAGAGTTGGAAGAAAGGATTGCCAAGAGGCAGGCTGAGGCAGTGAAGGGTGTCAGTGCAGATGAGAAAATACCAGGGATGGCAAAAGAAACAGATGCATCAAAAGCAACAGGTGTGAGTGATTGGGAAGATGGTGAAAGGATGGTGGAAAGAATCACAACTTCAGCTTCTTCTGATTCTTCTGGTCTAAATAGATCCTTTGAGACGGCTTCTAGGCCTAGCTTGTCTTATGCTGCTGCTTCATTTTCAGATAGAGATAAGCCCTTTAATTCATGGAAGAGAGATGTATTTGAGTATGGAAACAACTCTGCCTTCACTGGGCAGGAGATAGAGAATGGACACCATAGCCCCAGGCAAGATGTATCTACTGTGAGTAGACCATTTCCCAGGAAAGAGTTTCAGGGAGCATCTCCGTACATGTCATCCAGGCCTCACTTTAGAGCAGGGGTTCCTGAACCCGGTTTAGATAATTTTGGTCAGCCAAAAGGTCAGAGGTGGAATGGGTCTGGGGCTGATCATTATGGTAGAAATGCTGAGATTGGATCTGAATATCATGAGAATCTTGCTGCTAATTATGGTGATGTGACATGGGGGCAGCATTCTCGTGGTAATATTTATCCGCCTTACCATGAAAGATTCTATCACAACCCTGAGGATGATGGGCTTTATTCCTTTGGGAGGTCACAATATTCTGTGAGGCAACCTCGTGTTTTACCTCCTCCATCTATGCCCTCAATGCAGAAATCTTCATATAGAGGTGAGAATGAGCATCCTGGTCCATCAACATTCCTAGAAAATGAGGTACAGTACAATCAGGCAACAAGGTGTGGATCTAGCATGGAGATCATTTATGATGGTGGTCAGCAAGATGATCTTGGACAGCAAGGAATTATAGATACTCAGCCTGATAATAGTGATAATGAGGTTCAGAAATTGGATGGCAATGCAGCAAGGTGCGACTCACAGTCATCTCTGTCTGTTTCAAGCCCCCCTGTTTCTCCTATTCATCTTTCTCATGATGACTTGGATGAGTCTGGAGGTTCTGCAATGTTCTCAGCTGAAGAGAATAAAGAGGTTGACTTGTCAAGGCCGGAAATCAAACCCCTTGTGTTACAGTCTGAAGCTGGGAAAGAGAATGTGCGGACTGCATCAAGTTCTATTTCGGCCGGTGATGATGAGGAATGGACTGTTGATAACAATGAACTGTTGCAGGAGCAAGAAGAATATGATGAGGATGGAGATGGATATCTGGAAGAAGATGAAGTGCATGAAGGAGATGATGGTAATATAGACCTGACTCGAGAGTTAGATGAGTTGCATCTAGAGGATAATGAGTCCCCTGATATGATGGACAACTTGGTCTTAGGCTTCAATGATGGGGTTGAGGTTGGCATGccaaatgatgaatttgaaagttCACAGAAGGACTCTGCATATGTGATACCACAGATTTCTATTGGCTCTCTTGAAGAAAAGATATCTTTGGATGATATGCATAGTGATAGAAAAATCCTTCAGTCCATGGATGCTCCTTGTCCAGAGGGTTTAGATAGTTCTTCTAGAATCCTTCAAGAAACCGAGAAGGGAGTGCAGGATCTGACTACTCAGCCTAATACCTCTCCTCAAGCATCAACTGCATCTCAGCTGATTGATCATGTGGATGCTACTAGTTGTACTGGTGTATCGACAGAGCATAATCTCCCCTATTCTGTCAACATGGCTTCCCATTCATCTTCTGGTCAGATTAGCATGCCTACCTCTACTTCTGTTACTAACCACACCGAAGTACCTGTTAAGCTCCAATTTGGGCTGTTTTCAGGCCCTTCTTTAATACCCTCTCCAGTTCCAGCCATACAGATTGGCTCCATACAGATGCCTCTTCATCTGCATCCTCAGGTTGGCCCCCCATCTGTCACCCAAATGCACCCATCACAACCTCTCTTTCAGTTTGGTCAGTTAAGGTATACATCTCCGATTTCCCAGGGATTGCTTCCTTTAGCTCCTCAGTCTGTGTCTTCTGTCCTGCAAAATGTTCCAGCCCACTTCTCCctgaacccaaacccaaacccaaaccctgGAGCTCCTCTGCCTGTTCAACCCAGTCAAGATACTTCTGGGTTTGATATGATGAAATGTGAAGTTTCATCTCCTTTGGATGATAACCAGTCTGGTCTTCTGAGGTCCTTGCATTTATTGCATGACAACATGTTGAATGACGAAAGTTCCACACAAGCTGGAGAAAGCAGAAAAAGTGTTCTGACACAGCATGGTACTGTTGAGATTTCAAATATTGGTGCAACTAGGTTCAAGTCAGGTTTCTCTTCTGAATACCGGGGGCACCAGAATTCAGTTCATAGAAACTTCAAAGCATTGTCTAGTAAACAATCAGAAGGTGAACTTCAAACTGTTCTGACATCATCTCACTCAGTTTCAAAAGAGGAAGATTTAAGTGGACCAAGGGGCCAAACTTATAATAATAGGGGAAAAAAGTATGTCTTTACAGCTAAAGGTTCTAACTCAAGATCAGGTTTTCTTGCTTCGGGATCCTCTCGCAAAGACTCTACTGGATACCAAAGGAGGCCTCGATGCACTCGAACAGAGTTTAGAATTAGGGAAAATTCTGGTAAGAGGCAGCCTTCTGGAATCATTTCTTCAAACCACACAAATCAAGTAGGTTTGGATGAAAATTCTGGTGCCAATGGAAGGGGTACTGGATTTTCCGTAACTAATAGGATGAGGAAAATTGTGGTGAGTAAGTCAAAACAGACAGTTGAATCTGAATGCCCAAGTTCAGCTCTAGGCAGTTCCCAGGAGATGGAAACAGGAAACAGGAATGAGAAGAGATTGGGAAAAGGTTCACTGATGAGGAGTCAGAATATCACATACTCTGGTAAAGGTAATCTTAAGAGGAATATCAAGGAAGATGTGGATGCTCCTTTGATAAGTGGCATAGTGCGTGTTTATGAGCAACCTGGAATAGAAGCAGCCAGCGATGAAGATGATTTCATTGAGGTCAGATCAAAGAGGCAAGTGCTGAATGACCGGCGCGagcagagagaaaaagaaatcaaagctAAGTCTCGGATTGCAAAG CCACCACGTAAACCTTGTTCAATCCCACAAAGCTCAAATAGAAATTCTGCTTCAGCTAATGGAGTAATGAACAATGTTCGCACTGATTTTGTCACCTCCGAGGGACATAATCTGGCAAATACTGAACTATCAGCAGGATTTGGTGTAAATACAGTATCCCAACCTTTGGCTCCAATTGGTACTCATGCCAGTAAAATTGATGTACAAGCTGATATAAGAGCGCAGGCAGTGAA GTCACTCCAGCCAAGCTCAGTTCAAACCACTTCGGGCGGGGGACCAAGCCTGGTATCAGGTTTGATGTTTGAGAGCAAGAATAAGGTTTTTGACAATGTTCAGGCATCTTTTGGTTCGTGGGGTAATTCGTGCATTAATCAGAAG GTGATGACATTGACACAGACCCAACTTGATGATGCTATGAAGCCTGTTCAGTTCGATACTTGTGCTCCCGTTGGAGATCGCAATAGCTCGGTTACCGACCCCAGCATGCCGCCACCATCATCCATACTATTGAAGGACGAGTCATTTTCTAATGCTACAAGTCCAATAAATTCTTTGCTAGCCGGGGAGAAAATACAATTTG GAGCAGTTACATCTCCTACAGTTATTCTTCCTAGCAGCCGTGCTGTTTCACATGGGATCGGCCTCCCAGGTTCATCTCGATCAGAAATTCAAATACCTTGCAATCTTTCTGCAGCCGAGAAAGATTGCGCCCTTTTCTTCGAAAAAGAGGAACATGCAAGTGAATCTTGTGTCCATATGGAAGACTGTGAAGCTGAAGCAGCTGCTTCAGCTGTTGCTGTTGCTGCCATATCTAGTGATGAGATTGTAGGGAATGGAATGAGTACTTGCATCGTGTCAGCTTCAGATAATAAAGGTTTTGGAGGTGTAGACATTGATGTTATTAATACAG GTGATGGTGGTCAGCAGTTAGCAAGTCAATCAAAGGCTGAAGAGTCTCTCAGTGTTTCTCTTCCTGCAGATCTTTCTGTTGAGAACCCACCAATTTCTTTATGGCCTCCATTAGCCAGTCCACAGAGTTCTTCAAGCCAGATGATTTCTCATTTTCCTGGAGGCCCTCCTTCGCACTTCCCCTTCTATGACATTCCCATGATGGGGGGTCCAGTTTTTGCCTTAGGACCTCATGAGGAATCTTCATCTACCCAATCGCAGTCCCAGAAGAATAGCACACCTGCTTCAGGTCCCTTAGGGACCTGGCAACAATGCCATTCCAGAGTAGATTCATTCTATGGTCCTCCAACAGGATTCACCGGCCATTTTATCACCCCACCTGGAGGTATCCCTGGGGTTCAAGGTCCACCACATATGGTTGTGTACAACCATTTTGCTCCAGTTGGGCAGTTTGGACTAAGTTTCATGGGTACAACCTACATCCCATCTGGAAAACAACCTGACTGGAAGCACAACCCCCCTTCCTCTGCAATTGGTGAAGGTGATGTGAACAATTTGAATATGACAGCATCACAGGGGAATTCTAGCAACATACCTGCTCAAATCCAGCATCTTCCCCCTGGCCCTGTGTCACCTCTTCTGCCCGTTGCATCCCCGCTCGCTATGTTTGATGTTTCTCCTTTCCAG TCGACCCCCGACATGTCTGTCCAAGCTCGTTGGTCTCATGTTCCGGCTTCACCTATGCAGTCTGTTGCACCTTCAATGCCATTGCAGCAACAGGCAGAAGGTGTACTACATTCTCAGTTCAGCCATGGGCCTCCTGTTGACCAGTCATTGAGTAGCAATAGGTTCTCAGACTCCCGAACATCAGCATCCTCTGACAGCTCTAGGAAATTTCCTGTGGCAACAGATGCAACCATAACCCAGTTGCCCGATGAACTAGGGTTGGTGGAACCATCTAGCTCCACCATCCCTGCTGCTTCTGCACAACATGATACTAAAAGCCCGTCCCTTACTAAAGTTGCTGATGCTGGCAAGAATGATGGCATTAGAAGTAGTAGGCAGAGCACAAATACTGCTCTTAAGGCTGTTCAGTCTTCTTCCCAGCAGAAGAATATAGCTTCTCCTCAGCATTATGGTAACTCTTCCTGGTATAATCATCAGAGAGGAAATGCGGTCTCACAAAAGAATGGAGCGGGTGAATGGACCCAACGTAGAACAGGTTTCCAAGGAAGGAACCAATCCATGGGTGGAGACAAGAACTTCCCCACTTCAAAGATGAAGCAGATTTATGTGGCTAAACAAACCAATAATGGTTCGTCATCTTCGTGA